One window of the Myxococcota bacterium genome contains the following:
- a CDS encoding type B 50S ribosomal protein L31: protein MKEDIHPDYHPVLFVDTATGHEWVSRSTMTSSETKEVDGQELPVIKLEISSHSHPFWTGTMRELDADGKIDRFRRRYGKK, encoded by the coding sequence GTGAAAGAAGACATCCACCCGGATTACCACCCCGTCCTGTTCGTCGACACGGCGACGGGACACGAATGGGTGAGCCGCTCCACCATGACCTCGAGCGAGACCAAGGAAGTCGACGGCCAGGAGCTGCCCGTCATCAAGCTCGAGATCTCCTCGCACAGCCACCCGTTCTGGACGGGCACCATGCGCGAGCTCGACGCCGACGGGAAGATCGACCGCTTCCGACGCCGCTACGGCAAGAAGTAG